One Zeugodacus cucurbitae isolate PBARC_wt_2022May chromosome 3, idZeuCucr1.2, whole genome shotgun sequence genomic region harbors:
- the LOC105217322 gene encoding juvenile hormone esterase has protein sequence MLRFISVTLLLLLVVQQSTGREPLVKTDLGSIRGSVLKTLNGRDIFAYRGIRYAQAPTGERRFAAPVPVEAWNDILDATEDSALCPQPVASVAMSEDCLKLNVYTSSEIVGGWPVLVYIHGGSNKIGSGHSVYEAGPQYLLDAKVILVTFNYRLGALGFLSTRSAEVPGNFGYLDQVLALQWVQAHIRNFGGNPNRVTIFGMSAGSMAVTLHMASPLSANLFHRAIAMSGSATNEYIIDNQHWTRKLAEEVGCPKYNAQDLLDCLRAVSWQKIIDVCATWEHYGFINMKWNYEIDGKFLLEHPTETFRHNRTNNVPLMTGITLDELDFHVFHQENNTGLLNDISQNFASYAPELFLYKNWSAGIDSDETVWRGEKLKEFYIGNSTNITQRNLIWFGRIFSDAIIGHGVYNLVRLASRNMDVFYYRFDYVSNPSLRPDHNGNAYGVVHADDLKYIMPSTWYGTQFPIQSRNIFMVERMVHIFETFATWGYFSPSITVNWPKVDPDDIRTFYNNDIMRVGSAPNPKRYALWDELFAQETSGASQLQLSVFLATLIAGVLTLFL, from the exons ATGTTAAGGTTTATCAGCGTCACACTGCTGCTCTTGTTAGTGGTGCAGCAGTCCACTGGACGGGAACCGCTGGTCAAAACTGATTTGGGTAGTATACGTGGTAGTgtcttgaaaactttaaatggtcGTGATATATTCGCCTATCGTGGCATACGATATGCACAGGCACCGACTGGTGAACGTCGCTTTGCAGCGCCCGTGCCCGTAGAGGCGTGGAACGATATACTGGACGCCACCGAGGATAGTGCACTCTGTCCACAACCCGTCGCATCGGTAGCAATGAGTGAGGATTGTTTGAAACTCAATGTCTACACCAGCAGTGAAATTGTGGGTGGTTGGCCGGTGCTGGTATATATACATGGCGGTTCGAATAAGATTGGTAGCGGACACAGTGTTTATGAGGCGGGGCCGCAATATCTACTCGACGCTAAAGTGATTTTGGTTACTTTCAACTATCGTTTGGGCGCTTTGGGTTTCTTAAGTACACGCAGCGCAGAAGTACCGGGTAATTTTGGCTATCTGGATCAGGTGTTAGCGCTACAATGGGTACAGGCGCACATACGTAACTTTGGCGGTAATCCCAACAGAGTGACCATATTTGGCATGAGCGCCGGCTCTATGGCGGTGACATTACATATGGCATCACCATTATCAGCGAATCTCTTTCATCGTGCCATCGCTATGAGCGGCAGCGCTACCAATGAATACATAATCGACAATCAACATTGGACACGCAAATTggccgaagaggtcggttgtccGAAATACAATGCACAAGATCTATTAGATTGTTTGCGCGCCGTGAGCTGGCAGAAGATTATCGATGTGTGTGCCACGTGGGAACATTATGGTTTCATCAATATGAAGTGGAATTATGAGATCGATGGCAAATTCTTGTTGGAACATCCAACGGAAACGTTCCGTCATAACAGAACCAATAATGTGCCACTAATGACAGGCATCACCCTTGATGAGTTAGACTTTCATGTTTTTC ATCAGGAAAACAATACCGGTTTGTTAAACGATATCAGTCAAAACTTTGCAAGCTATGCGCCAGAACTTTTCTTGTATAAAAATTGGTCGGCTGGCATTGATAGTGATGAGACTGTGTGGCGTGGTGAAAAACTGAAGGAGTTTTATATCGGAAATAGCACAAACATAACTCAGCGCAATCTAATTTGGTTTGGACGTATCTTCTCGGACGCTATTATTGGTCATGGTGTATATAATTTGGTACGGTTGGCTAGTAGAAATATGGATGTTTTCTACTACCGCTTCGATTATGTAAGCAACCCGAGCTTAAGACCTGATCACAATGGGAACGCCTATG GCGTCGTGCATGCTGATGACTTGAAATACATTATGCCAAGCACATGGTACGGTACACAGTTTCCCATACAATCGCGTAATATATTTATGGTAGAGCGCATGGTGCATATATTCGAAACTTTTGCCACATGGGG atatttttcaCCGAGCATCACAGTTAACTGGCCCAAAGTAGATCCTGATGATATTCGAACATTCTACAATAACGATATAATGCGTGTGGGTTCAGCACCTAACCCTAAACGTTACGCTTTGTGGGATGAACTTTTTGCGCAAGAAACTAGTGGCGCAAGTCAACTGCAACTGTCCGTTTTTCTTGCGACGCTCATTGCAGgggttttaactttatttttgtaa